In the genome of Nonlabens sp. MB-3u-79, one region contains:
- a CDS encoding alpha/beta hydrolase yields MVKTVSYTHTNSYETLFELTEKTKNIWICFHGLGYLSTYFKRYFEGLNAQDNYVIVLQAPSKSYIGTDFKHVGACWLTMVDTTQEMNNNLDYINTVLTAENVVGDSRMVLFGYSQGVSIATRFLKSYHHPVKALLLHSGSIPKELTSEDGVHFKKYCSRFIHIAGTKDEYSNESIIKREKEKIDLLFGTDCELYRPEIKHVVHVPLIKEIAKTL; encoded by the coding sequence ATGGTAAAAACAGTTTCCTATACACATACTAATTCTTACGAAACTCTTTTTGAACTCACCGAAAAGACAAAGAATATCTGGATTTGCTTTCATGGATTAGGGTATTTATCTACTTATTTCAAACGCTATTTTGAAGGCCTTAATGCTCAGGACAACTATGTAATCGTGCTTCAAGCACCTTCAAAATCATATATTGGAACTGATTTCAAACATGTAGGTGCTTGCTGGCTTACCATGGTTGATACGACTCAAGAAATGAACAATAACCTAGACTATATTAATACAGTACTAACTGCTGAAAATGTAGTAGGAGACTCGCGTATGGTTTTGTTCGGTTACTCGCAAGGAGTATCTATTGCAACACGCTTTTTAAAGAGCTACCATCACCCTGTTAAAGCACTCCTTTTACACAGTGGTAGTATTCCTAAGGAGTTAACATCAGAGGATGGCGTACATTTTAAAAAGTATTGTTCTAGGTTTATACACATCGCTGGAACAAAGGATGAATATTCTAATGAGTCCATTATAAAAAGAGAAAAAGAAAAAATAGACCTTCTTTTTGGTACAGATTGTGAGCTGTATAGACCTGAAATAAAACATGTGGTTCACGTGCCACTTATTAAAGAAATCGCTAAAACCTTATAA
- a CDS encoding hotdog fold thioesterase: protein MDKEKILQRCNAICRNTLMETLDIDFVNVGEDFLTARMPVTSKVHQPDGVLHGGASVALAESVGSAASYLFLDTDNFAIRGLEISANHTRSKKDGHVFATARFLHKGRTTQLWEIRITDEENMLISICKLTTIALKK, encoded by the coding sequence ATGGACAAAGAAAAGATACTACAGCGTTGTAATGCCATTTGCCGCAATACGCTAATGGAAACCCTTGATATTGATTTTGTAAACGTAGGAGAAGATTTTTTAACTGCTCGAATGCCGGTTACTTCAAAAGTGCATCAACCAGATGGAGTGCTTCATGGAGGAGCTAGTGTTGCTCTTGCAGAGTCGGTTGGGAGTGCTGCGAGTTATTTGTTTTTAGACACAGATAATTTTGCCATTCGCGGACTAGAAATTAGTGCCAATCACACCCGGTCCAAAAAGGACGGACACGTGTTTGCAACGGCTCGTTTCTTGCACAAAGGCAGGACTACTCAGCTGTGGGAAATCAGAATTACAGATGAAGAGAATATGCTCATTTCTATCTGTAAACTGACGACTATCGCTTTGAAAAAATAG
- a CDS encoding chorismate-binding protein, which translates to MRENLLLYLADLLEKKLPFLLLRTANDRRVRVLSQRDQKWFKTAPDNMTYGVFSKFQNTEDQVFIYAEEDQYFTIEKRQLKAVGQMNTTYLVDEVEQNRYVKLVEKAVSVLKETSMKKVVLSRKQRFTKKASDLEILFNLLDKYTEANCYFFYHPKVGKWMGATPEILVCVNDGKLQTMSLAGTAIYIENEVHDWGKKEIEEQELVTDFIINNLNKNGAFDIQKSEVKTVQAGSLIHLSTDITASVSMDDKSNFIDALHPTPAVCGMPRNQALEFILRNENYDRSFYTGYLGVVDQNTANYFVNLRCMQLYDQEVDIYVGGGITALSDPKSEYEETVNKLLTMKKVL; encoded by the coding sequence TTGCGCGAAAACTTACTCTTATACCTAGCAGATTTACTTGAAAAAAAATTACCGTTCTTGTTATTGAGAACGGCAAACGATCGCCGTGTGCGCGTTCTCTCACAGCGAGATCAAAAATGGTTTAAAACAGCACCTGACAACATGACTTATGGTGTTTTTTCTAAATTTCAAAACACAGAAGATCAGGTATTTATTTATGCTGAAGAAGATCAATACTTTACTATTGAAAAACGGCAATTAAAGGCTGTAGGGCAAATGAACACGACCTATTTAGTTGATGAAGTGGAGCAAAACCGTTATGTGAAACTCGTTGAAAAAGCAGTAAGTGTGCTGAAAGAAACCAGTATGAAAAAGGTGGTGCTTTCGCGCAAACAACGTTTCACTAAAAAAGCTTCAGACTTAGAGATTCTCTTCAATTTATTAGATAAATATACAGAAGCTAATTGTTACTTTTTTTATCATCCTAAAGTGGGAAAATGGATGGGTGCCACACCAGAAATATTAGTCTGTGTAAATGACGGAAAACTACAAACGATGTCACTTGCTGGAACGGCTATTTATATAGAAAATGAAGTACACGATTGGGGTAAAAAAGAAATTGAAGAACAAGAACTGGTCACTGATTTTATCATCAATAACCTTAATAAAAATGGAGCCTTTGACATTCAGAAATCAGAAGTAAAAACAGTTCAAGCTGGAAGTCTTATTCATTTAAGTACGGATATTACTGCTTCTGTATCTATGGATGATAAAAGTAATTTTATAGATGCTTTGCATCCTACACCAGCAGTTTGTGGAATGCCTAGGAATCAAGCATTGGAATTTATTTTGCGGAATGAAAACTATGACCGTTCATTTTATACAGGATATTTAGGTGTGGTGGACCAAAATACAGCAAACTACTTTGTGAATTTAAGGTGCATGCAGCTTTATGATCAGGAGGTAGACATTTATGTAGGTGGGGGGATTACCGCTTTAAGCGATCCGAAATCAGAATATGAGGAGACTGTGAATAAGCTACTGACTATGAAAAAGGTATTGTAA
- the menD gene encoding 2-succinyl-5-enolpyruvyl-6-hydroxy-3-cyclohexene-1-carboxylic-acid synthase — protein sequence MYPEILHAQQVILLFQERGIKNIVISPGSRNAPLTIGFSENDFFNCYSIVDERCAAHVALGIAQQLQEPVAVLCTSGSALLNYYPAVAEAFYSEIPLIVLSADRPPHKIDIGDGQTIRQQHVYANHILYDTQLEIIKSIDDKEGIATNERLINKAINTSISQHGPVHINIPFEEPLYNRVEAPSLQVKVIDLLKDESSAIPDSFIAQWKMAKRKLVILATLNPTVFNKEDLDVLTSDPSVLVMSEVSSNVVHEKVIWGIDTLIAPLEKEDEQIRDLQPDLVITIGGMIVSKKIKQYLRRFETKVHYHVGKRRAYDTFFKLAGHIKVKPQKWIHQLPSVYVESDYQKRWLQHFHTYLVKREDYFVQMPWSDFKVFELVFPSLPDGIVLQLGNSSTIRYAQLFQMNATHTVFSNRGTSGIDGSTSTAIGAAMAIDQPVVFITGDLSFFYDSNALWNNYIPKNFKIILINNSGGGIFRILPGHKNTKEFDTYFETEHQLTAQHLCKMHGVNYESISEESAFAKASKKLFSNNDQPQLLELFTPRKINDTVLLDYFKFLK from the coding sequence ATGTATCCAGAAATTCTACATGCACAGCAGGTCATTCTTTTATTCCAAGAAAGAGGTATCAAGAATATTGTTATTTCCCCAGGTTCTAGAAATGCACCTTTAACTATAGGTTTTTCAGAAAACGATTTTTTTAATTGTTATAGTATTGTAGATGAGCGTTGTGCAGCTCATGTAGCTCTGGGAATAGCTCAGCAATTGCAAGAGCCAGTAGCGGTACTTTGTACAAGTGGTAGTGCTTTGTTGAATTATTATCCAGCAGTTGCTGAAGCTTTTTATTCAGAAATACCACTTATAGTTCTCAGCGCAGACCGGCCACCACATAAAATAGATATAGGTGATGGACAGACCATTAGACAACAACATGTGTATGCAAACCATATCTTATACGATACGCAGTTAGAAATTATAAAGTCTATTGATGATAAAGAGGGCATTGCAACTAATGAGCGATTGATTAACAAAGCGATCAATACTTCGATCTCACAACATGGTCCGGTTCATATCAACATACCTTTTGAGGAACCGCTATACAATAGAGTCGAAGCTCCTTCACTTCAAGTAAAAGTAATAGACTTGTTAAAAGACGAGTCCAGTGCCATTCCAGATAGCTTTATAGCCCAATGGAAAATGGCCAAAAGGAAGCTCGTCATTCTAGCAACACTAAACCCGACGGTGTTCAATAAGGAAGATCTAGATGTATTGACTAGTGATCCTAGTGTCCTCGTGATGAGTGAGGTGAGTAGTAATGTGGTGCATGAAAAAGTAATCTGGGGAATTGACACCCTAATTGCTCCTTTAGAGAAAGAAGATGAGCAAATACGAGACCTTCAACCAGATCTTGTGATCACTATAGGTGGCATGATCGTTTCTAAAAAAATAAAACAATACTTAAGGCGTTTTGAAACTAAAGTACATTACCACGTAGGGAAACGTCGCGCGTACGATACGTTTTTTAAACTTGCTGGTCATATCAAGGTCAAACCACAAAAATGGATACACCAGTTGCCTTCGGTTTATGTAGAAAGTGATTATCAAAAAAGATGGTTGCAGCATTTCCATACGTATTTAGTCAAGAGAGAAGATTATTTTGTACAAATGCCTTGGTCTGACTTTAAAGTATTTGAGTTGGTATTCCCGAGTTTGCCAGATGGTATTGTTTTACAGTTAGGAAATAGCAGCACGATAAGGTACGCACAACTCTTTCAGATGAATGCTACGCATACTGTTTTTTCTAACCGTGGTACCAGTGGAATCGACGGAAGTACAAGTACGGCTATAGGAGCAGCTATGGCCATTGATCAACCCGTGGTTTTTATTACAGGCGACCTTAGTTTTTTCTACGATTCCAATGCATTATGGAACAACTACATTCCTAAAAACTTTAAAATAATCCTTATTAACAATTCGGGTGGTGGGATTTTTAGAATTTTGCCAGGACATAAGAATACTAAGGAGTTTGATACTTATTTTGAGACAGAACACCAGCTTACTGCCCAACATCTTTGCAAGATGCACGGTGTGAATTATGAAAGTATTAGTGAGGAGTCCGCTTTCGCGAAAGCGTCCAAAAAACTATTCTCTAACAATGATCAACCACAATTATTGGAACTATTTACACCTCGAAAAATAAATGATACGGTGCTTCTAGATTACTTTAAATTTTTAAAATAG
- a CDS encoding DUF2853 family protein produces the protein MSKFDERIEKYIAAYKEKVGGPLNEELLREVTKGLGPSIYNKDAETVSAEPSEMQRVVDNYLVKKLGLSGNALMASVEAVMEKYGRSERAKYRACIYYMLCVHHGKESVYN, from the coding sequence ATGAGTAAATTTGATGAAAGAATAGAGAAATATATTGCAGCTTACAAAGAAAAAGTAGGTGGACCATTAAATGAAGAATTGCTTAGAGAAGTAACTAAAGGTTTAGGTCCATCGATTTATAACAAAGATGCTGAGACTGTAAGCGCTGAACCTTCAGAGATGCAACGCGTAGTGGATAATTATTTAGTAAAGAAATTGGGTCTTTCTGGTAATGCATTGATGGCATCTGTTGAGGCTGTTATGGAAAAGTATGGTAGGAGTGAGCGCGCTAAGTACCGTGCTTGTATTTATTACATGCTTTGTGTACACCACGGCAAGGAGTCTGTTTATAACTAA
- a CDS encoding c-type cytochrome, producing MKYLFILAVAIVFSSCGDDKKKESTGNYAANAVQKTPLEQSVSRGKEIYGELCVTCHLPNGKGVAGAFPPLNPSDWLINKRIESIHAIKYGLKGKILVNGAEYNNVMLPLGLDDQEVADVMNYTIQTWNSGEVVTEEEVKAVKK from the coding sequence ATGAAATATCTATTTATACTAGCCGTAGCAATTGTTTTTAGCAGTTGTGGAGATGACAAAAAGAAAGAGTCCACAGGCAACTATGCAGCAAATGCGGTACAAAAAACTCCACTAGAGCAAAGTGTGTCTCGTGGTAAAGAGATCTACGGCGAACTTTGTGTGACGTGTCATTTACCCAATGGAAAAGGAGTCGCAGGAGCTTTCCCTCCATTAAATCCGTCCGACTGGTTAATCAACAAGCGTATAGAGAGCATTCATGCGATAAAATATGGTTTAAAAGGTAAAATTCTTGTCAATGGAGCCGAGTACAATAATGTTATGCTCCCTCTTGGCTTAGACGACCAAGAAGTAGCTGATGTAATGAATTACACCATTCAAACTTGGAATAGCGGTGAAGTGGTTACCGAGGAGGAAGTCAAGGCTGTAAAAAAGTAA
- a CDS encoding PQQ-dependent sugar dehydrogenase — MKRFSPLLLLIILSIGCKNNSDSTEDLSVNQTLEDAPSFFESNQQVPSAQNIPLIEDQKDYTIIPIVKDLTNPWGMTWLPNSDLIYTEKEGKLYRFDGNRSHEISGVPAVYLRGQGGLLDVTVHPDFKKNNRIYISYASSEGEGSGGNTAIASAILKNDELIDLKVLYKATPNTKKGQHFGSRFAWDPEGYLYFSVGERGERDINPQDLKRDGGKIYRIHDDGRIPTDNPFVNVPGAKTAAFTYGNRNPQGMTAHPKTGQIIAHEHGPQGGDEINFIKPGRNYGWPVISYGENYGGGEFAESTAKEGMEQPFYYWVPSIAPSGFAILDNAAYADWNGNYLVGSLKFQYLEMLYVDDQGVTKREKLVDGLGRMRNVKIGPDGMIYIGVEGKGIFRIVR, encoded by the coding sequence ATGAAACGATTTTCTCCACTTCTACTTTTGATCATTCTAAGCATCGGTTGTAAGAATAACTCTGACTCTACTGAAGATCTCTCGGTTAATCAGACATTAGAAGATGCTCCTTCTTTCTTTGAAAGCAATCAACAAGTTCCTTCTGCTCAAAACATTCCTCTTATAGAAGATCAAAAGGACTATACAATAATACCAATTGTAAAAGACCTTACTAATCCATGGGGTATGACTTGGTTGCCTAATAGCGATTTGATCTACACAGAAAAGGAAGGTAAATTATACCGCTTTGACGGTAATAGATCACATGAAATATCTGGAGTCCCTGCAGTGTACTTACGCGGTCAAGGTGGCTTGCTGGATGTGACTGTACATCCTGATTTTAAAAAAAACAACAGGATCTATATTTCCTATGCCAGCTCTGAAGGTGAGGGCTCGGGAGGGAATACCGCAATTGCAAGTGCCATTTTAAAAAATGATGAATTGATAGATCTTAAAGTACTCTACAAAGCAACTCCCAACACAAAAAAAGGACAACATTTTGGCAGTCGCTTTGCATGGGATCCAGAAGGTTACTTGTATTTCTCTGTTGGTGAACGTGGAGAACGAGATATCAACCCACAAGATTTAAAGCGAGATGGTGGTAAAATCTATAGGATACATGACGATGGACGTATTCCAACAGACAATCCTTTTGTAAATGTTCCTGGAGCTAAAACCGCAGCTTTTACTTATGGAAATAGAAATCCGCAAGGAATGACGGCGCACCCTAAGACAGGCCAAATCATCGCTCATGAACACGGCCCTCAAGGTGGTGACGAAATTAACTTTATAAAACCCGGACGTAATTACGGATGGCCAGTGATCAGCTACGGAGAGAATTATGGTGGTGGTGAGTTTGCAGAAAGCACTGCCAAAGAAGGAATGGAGCAACCCTTCTATTATTGGGTACCTAGTATAGCGCCTAGTGGTTTTGCTATTCTTGATAATGCTGCTTATGCAGACTGGAACGGCAACTATTTAGTAGGCTCCTTAAAATTTCAATACCTAGAAATGCTCTATGTAGACGACCAAGGTGTTACCAAAAGAGAAAAACTAGTAGACGGTTTAGGTCGTATGCGCAATGTAAAAATAGGCCCGGATGGAATGATTTATATAGGTGTGGAAGGAAAAGGGATTTTTAGGATAGTTCGCTAG
- a CDS encoding DUF2452 domain-containing protein has product MSEKKKPDYVVYDEETGTYNAALLPYSSGVAAPKITTPDITSWKQTNINKVNHEIKSQFDQLKAQYEAMVKKYEDNQLVYGAKFSFEPIVGETYHLYKGRKDGLPFLSVISPEECTWESVGTYRLTSEKLWEEIGS; this is encoded by the coding sequence ATGAGTGAAAAGAAAAAGCCAGATTACGTAGTTTACGATGAAGAAACAGGTACTTATAATGCCGCACTTCTTCCTTATTCCAGTGGTGTCGCGGCTCCTAAAATCACTACTCCAGATATTACCTCGTGGAAACAGACCAATATCAACAAGGTCAACCATGAGATCAAATCCCAATTTGACCAACTCAAAGCGCAATACGAAGCCATGGTTAAAAAATACGAGGACAACCAACTTGTTTACGGAGCTAAATTCTCTTTTGAACCTATCGTAGGAGAAACTTATCACTTATACAAAGGACGTAAAGATGGACTTCCCTTCTTATCTGTCATTTCTCCAGAAGAATGTACTTGGGAATCTGTAGGTACCTATAGACTTACTTCTGAAAAATTATGGGAGGAAATAGGATCATAA
- a CDS encoding 1,4-dihydroxy-2-naphthoyl-CoA synthase — MSIPWKTAIEFEDITYKKSNGIARIAFNRPEVRNAFRPKTVSELIKAFYDAQEDLSIGVVVLTGEGPSKKDGGWAFCSGGDQNARGHDGYKDDSGTGRLNILEVQRMIRFMPKVVICAVPGWAVGGGHSLHVVCDMTIASREHGVFKQTDTDVASVDAGYGSAYLAKMVGQKKAREIFFLGRTYSAQEAMDMGMVNAVVPHDELDQTAYDWGQEILKKSPIAIKMAKFALNATDDGMVGQQVFAGEMTRLIYMTDEAKEGREAFLEKRPPNWGSDRYIP, encoded by the coding sequence ATGTCCATACCTTGGAAAACTGCTATAGAATTTGAAGATATCACTTATAAAAAATCTAATGGTATCGCCCGTATTGCATTCAATAGACCTGAGGTGCGCAATGCCTTCAGGCCTAAAACTGTGAGCGAACTCATCAAAGCATTTTATGACGCACAAGAAGACCTCTCTATAGGGGTAGTCGTGCTGACTGGTGAAGGACCTTCAAAAAAAGATGGTGGTTGGGCTTTTTGCAGTGGTGGAGATCAAAATGCTCGCGGACACGATGGTTATAAAGATGATTCTGGAACTGGGCGTCTTAATATTCTAGAAGTACAACGCATGATACGTTTTATGCCTAAAGTGGTCATTTGTGCCGTGCCAGGTTGGGCCGTAGGTGGTGGGCATAGTTTACATGTCGTTTGTGACATGACCATAGCGAGTAGAGAACATGGGGTGTTCAAACAAACAGATACTGATGTAGCCAGTGTAGATGCTGGTTATGGAAGTGCATATCTCGCAAAAATGGTGGGTCAGAAAAAAGCACGTGAGATTTTCTTTTTAGGCCGCACCTATTCTGCTCAAGAAGCCATGGATATGGGAATGGTGAATGCTGTAGTACCTCATGATGAACTGGATCAAACCGCATATGATTGGGGACAAGAGATCCTTAAGAAATCTCCAATAGCTATAAAAATGGCAAAATTTGCATTAAACGCTACTGATGATGGTATGGTAGGTCAACAAGTTTTTGCTGGAGAAATGACGCGATTGATCTACATGACCGACGAGGCAAAAGAAGGAAGAGAAGCCTTTTTAGAAAAGCGACCGCCTAATTGGGGGAGTGATCGTTATATACCTTAA
- a CDS encoding sugar nucleotide-binding protein, whose translation MSRILILGGSGFIGNALYKELVPFFDVHATFKTDHAAFEKNKHFHQFDYEMESLDILLNNLKPKFIVTALRGNVTSLVRMHFEIADYIEKNDCKLIFLSSANVFDRFTNYPSYEYDKTLSESIYGRFKIKIENELLRKPVSKYVICRIPMIYGAGSPRINELKAQLQLNQAMDVFPNVVINATHINKLVQQLHYIINRRRRGIFHLGSNNLIHHIDLIKDICEQLGYPQPLLKQVFDSNEDRHLAVLPRDNMLPKHLQLNIEDVVKSSVVM comes from the coding sequence TTGAGTAGAATTTTAATTTTAGGCGGTAGCGGTTTTATAGGTAATGCACTCTATAAAGAACTGGTACCCTTTTTTGATGTACATGCAACTTTCAAAACGGATCATGCTGCTTTTGAAAAAAACAAGCATTTTCATCAGTTTGATTATGAAATGGAAAGTCTCGATATACTTTTAAATAATCTCAAACCGAAGTTTATAGTAACAGCCCTAAGGGGAAATGTTACTAGTCTGGTGCGCATGCATTTTGAAATTGCAGATTATATAGAAAAGAATGACTGTAAGCTAATCTTTCTATCCAGCGCAAATGTCTTTGATCGTTTCACTAATTACCCTAGTTACGAATACGACAAAACACTGTCTGAAAGTATTTATGGAAGGTTTAAAATTAAAATTGAAAACGAATTACTGCGCAAGCCTGTTTCTAAATATGTGATATGCCGCATTCCTATGATTTACGGTGCAGGCTCTCCTCGAATTAATGAACTAAAAGCCCAGCTTCAATTAAATCAAGCTATGGATGTTTTTCCTAATGTGGTGATCAATGCTACCCATATTAACAAATTAGTACAACAGCTGCATTATATTATCAATAGAAGACGACGTGGCATCTTTCATCTAGGCAGTAATAACCTCATACATCATATAGACCTCATCAAAGATATTTGTGAACAGTTAGGCTATCCACAGCCCTTATTGAAACAGGTTTTTGATTCCAACGAAGACCGACACCTTGCTGTTTTACCTAGGGACAATATGTTGCCTAAACATTTACAACTCAATATAGAAGATGTGGTAAAAAGTAGTGTGGTGATGTAG
- the gcvT gene encoding glycine cleavage system aminomethyltransferase GcvT yields the protein MKNTALTSIHESLGAKMVPFAGYNMPVQYEGVNIEHQNVREHVGVFDVSHMGEFLISGPNSLELVQRVSSNDASKLTIGRAQYAYLPNETGGIVDDMLVYKMKEDEYLLVVNASNIDKDWAHISKHNIMNADIRDLSEDYSLLAIQGPKAVEAMQSLTSVDLSAIKFYHFEVADFAGAEHVIISATGYTGSGGFEIYCKNSDAKQIWKKVFEAGASFGIKPAGLAARDTLRLEMGYCLYGNDIDETTSPFEAGLGWVTKFTKPFVNYEQLQKNKENGVDRKLVAFEMDDRAIPRGGYEIKDSSQKDLGIVTSGTMSPSMGVGIGMGYVPPVFAAPGSEIYIQIRKKLVSATVVKLPFYKK from the coding sequence ATGAAAAATACGGCACTTACCTCTATTCATGAATCATTAGGAGCAAAAATGGTTCCTTTTGCTGGCTATAATATGCCTGTTCAATATGAAGGTGTGAATATAGAACACCAAAACGTCAGAGAACATGTAGGTGTTTTTGATGTTTCTCATATGGGAGAATTTTTGATCAGTGGTCCTAATTCTTTAGAGTTGGTACAAAGGGTTTCTTCAAACGATGCTTCAAAACTTACTATAGGTAGAGCTCAATATGCGTATTTACCTAATGAAACTGGAGGTATAGTAGATGACATGTTGGTTTACAAAATGAAAGAAGACGAGTATCTTCTTGTTGTAAACGCTTCTAATATAGATAAAGATTGGGCTCATATTTCTAAGCATAACATCATGAATGCAGACATAAGAGATCTGTCTGAGGATTACTCGCTCCTTGCTATTCAGGGTCCTAAAGCTGTAGAAGCGATGCAATCGCTAACTTCAGTAGATTTAAGTGCTATAAAATTCTATCATTTTGAAGTAGCAGATTTTGCAGGTGCTGAGCACGTTATCATTAGTGCCACTGGTTACACTGGCTCCGGCGGTTTTGAAATCTATTGTAAAAATAGTGATGCAAAACAAATCTGGAAAAAAGTGTTTGAAGCAGGGGCAAGTTTTGGAATAAAACCCGCTGGACTTGCCGCAAGAGATACCTTACGTCTAGAAATGGGGTACTGTCTTTACGGAAACGACATAGATGAAACCACTTCTCCTTTTGAAGCGGGACTAGGCTGGGTAACTAAATTCACCAAGCCGTTTGTCAATTATGAGCAACTCCAAAAAAATAAAGAAAATGGTGTAGACCGCAAGTTAGTTGCCTTTGAAATGGATGATCGAGCGATACCTCGCGGTGGTTATGAAATAAAAGACAGCAGCCAGAAAGATCTAGGTATAGTTACTAGTGGAACTATGTCTCCTTCTATGGGTGTAGGTATAGGAATGGGATATGTACCCCCTGTTTTTGCTGCTCCAGGAAGTGAAATTTACATACAAATTAGGAAAAAGTTAGTTTCTGCGACTGTGGTTAAATTGCCTTTTTATAAAAAGTAA
- a CDS encoding NAD(P)H-hydrate dehydratase, with translation MKILSAQQLAEADQSTISKQHISSNDLMERAATNVFERIHQRLNAAPVPVKIFCGIGDNGGDGLAIARLMMEQGYQVTVYVTNCSKKRSPDFLVNYNRIKEVAKDWPILLSCKDDFPKITPQDIVIDAIFGTGINRALDGWMADLIHYLNDSKAFKVAIDLPSGLYANTAHQPDDAILKADHTFTFQTPKLSFFLPETGSYVGSFEVINIGLDPEYLMEVAPLAELIDREAAQNRYKPREKFTYKGDYGHVLTFAGSKGKMGAAVLCAGAAINSGAGKVTAYLPKEGNNILQTSLPEVMTLQSDGNDFITDFNHNLKATVLCIGPGIGTEKDTVSAFAKAIQQQTTPIVVDADGIVILVQYPELLKTLPKDSILTPHDGELNLLIGDWNNSYERLEKVKEFSDKYHLIMVLKGAHTQIISGSDLFINDTGNPGMATAGSGDVLSGVVASFLAQGYDPITAAIFSVYIHGASGDLAAQTYAHEGLKASVISNFIGPSILQLFRNPPEEQQSQQ, from the coding sequence TTGAAAATTCTAAGCGCACAACAACTGGCAGAGGCTGATCAGTCGACAATTAGCAAGCAGCACATATCTAGTAACGACTTGATGGAACGAGCAGCCACAAACGTTTTTGAAAGAATTCACCAACGATTAAATGCAGCTCCAGTTCCTGTAAAAATATTTTGTGGCATAGGTGATAATGGAGGGGATGGTCTTGCTATCGCTAGACTGATGATGGAGCAGGGTTATCAAGTAACCGTTTATGTAACCAATTGCAGTAAAAAAAGATCGCCTGACTTTTTAGTGAACTATAATCGGATAAAAGAGGTAGCTAAAGACTGGCCCATATTATTGAGTTGTAAAGATGATTTTCCAAAGATAACACCACAAGATATTGTTATAGATGCCATTTTTGGAACAGGAATCAACAGAGCTTTAGACGGTTGGATGGCCGATTTGATCCACTATTTAAATGACTCTAAAGCCTTTAAAGTAGCTATCGATTTACCTAGTGGTTTGTATGCAAATACAGCTCATCAACCAGACGATGCTATTCTAAAAGCAGACCATACCTTTACATTTCAAACACCCAAACTATCGTTTTTTCTTCCTGAAACGGGAAGCTATGTAGGTAGTTTTGAAGTAATCAATATTGGGTTAGATCCAGAATACTTGATGGAGGTTGCTCCTCTAGCAGAGTTAATAGACCGAGAAGCGGCTCAAAACAGGTATAAGCCTCGGGAGAAATTTACTTATAAAGGTGATTATGGTCACGTACTTACTTTTGCTGGTAGTAAAGGTAAAATGGGTGCGGCGGTTCTTTGTGCGGGTGCTGCTATCAATTCTGGTGCTGGAAAGGTAACGGCCTATCTTCCAAAAGAGGGAAATAATATTTTGCAGACTTCCTTGCCAGAAGTAATGACTTTGCAGAGCGATGGAAATGACTTTATTACAGATTTTAATCATAATTTGAAGGCGACTGTTTTGTGTATTGGCCCTGGAATAGGAACAGAGAAGGATACGGTTTCCGCTTTCGCGAAAGCGATACAACAACAAACAACACCTATAGTCGTAGATGCAGACGGTATAGTCATCCTAGTCCAATACCCAGAATTATTAAAAACACTGCCTAAAGACTCTATCTTAACTCCTCATGATGGGGAGTTAAATTTACTTATCGGTGATTGGAATAATAGCTACGAACGACTTGAAAAAGTAAAAGAATTTAGCGATAAATACCATTTAATTATGGTATTGAAAGGTGCGCATACCCAAATAATATCGGGGTCCGATCTATTTATTAACGATACAGGTAATCCAGGAATGGCCACTGCCGGTAGTGGAGATGTTTTAAGTGGCGTAGTTGCTTCTTTTCTAGCGCAGGGATATGATCCAATTACAGCAGCTATTTTCTCTGTTTATATACACGGAGCAAGTGGCGATCTTGCAGCACAGACTTATGCTCATGAAGGTTTAAAGGCATCTGTGATATCAAATTTTATTGGCCCTAGTATACTTCAATTGTTTAGAAATCCACCGGAGGAGCAGCAGTCACAACAATAA